A portion of the Glycine max cultivar Williams 82 chromosome 10, Glycine_max_v4.0, whole genome shotgun sequence genome contains these proteins:
- the LOC100819626 gene encoding protein EIN4: protein MSQEGCLLIFLICSSQGPLSANDQYTIYIVGTVKVLVSMLPIFFFSPLILCFVCLLCYCQLMQGNIWLVPNAQGFPQVMALFLRFQLRRSIAVSISEPGENSEPSNSNSFFRGLQVLLADNDDVNRAVTQKLLQKLGCVVTSVSSGLECLSVIGPAGSSFQVILLDLHMPELDGFEVATRIRKFRSRNWPVIVALTASTEDLWERCMQIGMNGVIRKPVLLHGIASELRRILLQGNSAM from the coding sequence atgtcTCAGGAGGGATGTTTACTGATTTTTCTAATTTGTTCAAGCCAAGGTCCTTTAAGTGCCAATGATCAgtatactatatatatagttgGAACAGTGAAAGTACTAGTTTCTATgctcccaattttttttttctctccattgATTTTGTGCTTTGTTTGTCTACTATGTTACTGCCAGTTGATGCAAGGGAACATATGGTTAGTACCAAATGCTCAAGGTTTTCCTCAAGTCATGGCCCTTTTTCTTCGGTTTCAACTGCGGCGGTCTATTGCCGTATCCATCTCTGAACCTGGGGAAAATTCTGAGCCATCcaattcaaattctttcttcAGAGGTCTGCAGGTCTTGTTGGCCGACAATGACGATGTAAATAGAGCGGTGACGCAGAAGTTGCTTCAGAAACTAGGCTGTGTTGTGACTTCTGTTTCTTCAGGATTGGAATGCCTTAGTGTCATTGGACCTGCTGGATCTTCCTTTCAAGTCATTCTTTTGGACCTTCACATGCCTGAGCTTGATGGATTCGAAGTTGCAACGAGGATTCGTAAGTTCAGAAGCCGGAATTGGCCTGTGATTGTTGCCTTGACTGCTAGCACAGAAGATTTGTGGGAAAGATGCATGCAAATTGGCATGAATGGAGTCATAAGAAAGCCAGTTTTGTTGCATGGGATTGCTAGTGAACTCAGAAGAATACTATTGCAGGGAAATAGTGCCATGTGA